Part of the Maridesulfovibrio sp. genome, CAACCAGCCACATAAACCTGTCCTGCCGGACCGAAAATAAAACAGAGGAGCAGCCCGATCCAAAGAACGTTCGGCCTAGTACGGCGCAGTCTTGTACCCAAGATGAAAGGAAGCACAGTTGCGCCGAGGATGATGATTGCGATGAGGATTGTGTTGAGAGTGGATTGGTCCATGAGGGTGGCTCCTTTTTAGTGGTCTTATAGGGGAGGCTAGCAGTTAGGGATTTTGCAGACAAGTGAAGAACCTTGCATTCAAAAAACAGCCCCGGCACAAACGTACCGGAGCTGCCGGACTTACTTCAAGTCGTCCATCAAATCTTCGGGAAATTCATTTTCCTTATTTTTCAATTCTGGATGGCGGTCATAAAAACCGTCAATCGGCTCAAGTTCGACATTGCAATCAGGGCATTTACCCCTTTTAGGTGCTCTACCGTACTCAACGCCGAATGGAGTCTGGCATTTGGGGCAAATTGTGCCTTGTTCGTGGTATTTTTCGGGGAACTCATACAATAGCCCTCCCAATATTATACAAAGTCCAACTCCGACTTCAAACCATCGGTCAGGCGCACTTGAACGAATCCCACGATAAAAGACCGTTGCCTGTGGATTCCAAGGCCTTGCATACAGAATTATAGAAAGACCTACCACTAGGAATATCAGTCTCTCCGGCTTAATATATTTATTTTCAAAAATAGCCGACAACACAATATCAACAAAACGATCAAATTTAGTTTTATTTTCTGAGGTAATCTTTCGCTCCATTGTATATATCCTTTGCATTGCTTTTAATTTGATTTTTGCTAGACCACAGCGATCCCGCCGCTCCCCCTATAGTATAATTAGGAATACTTGTTGGATCATGAGCGGTGGCAAAATCATATCCTTCTTTTATGACTCTTTCAGCCAGCGGATAAGTCGACGCCTTAGCAGCTCCCCTCTGCATCAGAGTCCGGTAAGCATTTGCCATGGCCGCCCCGCCCCCGGCGGCATATGCCGCAGCAGCTTTAGGGGCCATGCCTGCCGCGATAGCAGTGTTAAAAGCATTGCGAAAAGCTTTGTTGTTTTTGTACTGTTCCGCAACTTCCTTAGAAGCCTTACCTGCTGCTTTCAAGCCATCTTTAAATGCTTTTCCACCTTTAGTAACGGCTTTCTTGGTTCCCTCGGCACTCTTTTCACCAAGTCCGTCCATACCTTTGGAAATTTTCTTCGCTGAACCTTTCAACCCATCCGCAATTTTTCCAAAAGTTCCCCTTTCATTCTTTGAACCGTCTTTTTTCCCCGGATGCTGGGGCTGGACAGGTTTGCTTATATCACTGGGATTAGAAGGCTTGCTGGAGTTTGCACCACTAGGTTCCGCTTTTGGAACGGTGTCAGGAGCATCCTTGCCGAATCTTTGTGCTAAATCACCAGACTGTCCTTCCGTTCCTTTTCTTTCTCTAGATTTACTTTCTGAACCTGCTGAAGAATTTCCCCCGGACGCATTGCGATCAGCGGGCTTAGTTAATGGACTTTGGGAGCTTGAACTTCCACCAGCTTCACCGCTGTCAGAACTCTCTCCTGAACCTTTCCCTTCTGAACTTCCTGAATCGTCACTTCCCTCGGCGCTTTCAGCGCTTCCTTTTTCGTCATCTGAAGAATCTTCACCATCACCATTTTGTTCTTCAACATGACCTCCATAGGCCTCCATTTGTTCTTCCCAAGACAAATCTGGATGTTCCGGCTTACCTTCCATTGTCTGGGACTTACTATCATCACGTCCCTTTCTATATTCCATAGTGCGAGATTGAGACTTATCCTTTGCTTGGTCATAATAAAGATTGCGGCCTGACTCAATCCAATAATCAATCCCTCTCTTCGCCAGCCCCACCCGATCCACAAAGTTAACCGGATCATCATGGCAGTACCCGTAAACATCCACATCGCCGCCTTCAATCCCGATGGGATCGGGAGTGATGAACCTACCGCAGGACGGGTCGTATTCACGATGCCCGAAATGGACCAGTCCGGTATCCCGGTCATAGAGACCGCCAGCAAAACCGACAGGGATGCTCATGCTCTCATTGGTATCTACAATCAAATTTCCAAACGAATCGCGAATAATCCGCCTTACCTCATGACCTTCTTTATTCGCAACCATATAGATGGTGCCGGCCTGATCAGATGCAAAAAAATATAGTTCGTCTTTATAGCGCATTACAACGGGATCACCTTCTTCGTCGTAAGCAAATTCCATCCTTGAACCGTCCTCAAAAGCAACTACTGCAAGTGTGGTGAAATCATGCCAGCTATAAGTTTCTGCAACCTTGCCATTTACCGACTTGGCCATGCGTCTGCCATGCGGATCGATGACATATGAAACGCGGCGGCCATCCGGCAGATTCACCTGTTGCAGCTGGCCGGAATGGTGGTATTCGTAGGTTGTGACATCCAAGCCGTCCTGCTTCATTACCAGACGGCCCTCACCATCGTAGGAATATTTAACTTCCCCGGCCCGTTCCAGACGCAGGCCCGGACCATATGTAAAACGGCACTGCCCTGTCTGAGGTGTGGCAGCGAAGTAGCGTTCGCCCTGCTTACCGTATTTATACTCCTCAATAAGTCGCTCGTCCTTCCAAACCGCACATAACCTGCCACCGGCATCATAATCATAATGAACATGGTGGTCCTTTGGTTCGAGGGAACACAGTTTTTCCACGATACGCCCGTCATCATCCCTTGCAATTGCCAGCACGGAGAACGATTCTTCCATTCCGGGGACTACGAAAGGAGTTACACGGATAGGGGCTTCGGGGTCGAAATTCACGCCGTCACGCTCAAATTCATCATGCAGGTCTTCACCTGTGCCTGATTGCGGTTGTTGCGGTTGTTTGGAGCTGAACTCTTCAAGGAGAGCTTTGCCGTAATCGGTCCCCGCTAAAGACTGCGCCAGCGGCAGGTCAGTATTCTCACGCATGAAGCGTATATGGGCCAGACGTTTGCGCCATGCATGACGTTCCTTTTCAACCTCCCATTCATTATTCTTCTGCTCCCAGCGCACCTTAATATCAGGCTTCATCATGGACGGATACATACGGTCACCACGCGAAAATTCCGAAAAATCAGGCTTAGGCTCAGGTAAAGCCATACCTGTAGAAGGAGAGTAGACCTCCCACATATTTTCGATCTGAATCTGCGGTTCTTCATTTTCACCATACATGCGTAAGGCAAAATCCAACTCATCCCGGCGTTTGGGCCGCAACCTGAAATCATTTCTAAAACTCATAAATTCTCCATTATTTAAGTTACCCAAGAGTACCCTGAATCCCATGATTCACAGGCATAGACTCAGTTTCAAAAACAACGGATACAAGACAGAACGGACCTGAATCACCCAGATCACGTCCGCACTGTTGGGCTGTTAAGAAAGTTCTCCCCCATTTGACCGGACAATCAATACGGCCTATAAAACCGCAGGCGAGCAAACACATGACGGCAGACTTTTTCCGGTCCATTCCAAGATAAAGCCTGATCGTGAACCTTTAACGTGCCAGCGAGGGGCCATGAAAGGTAAAAATAAAAAAGACGCAATTCTATATGCGGCGCAGGAGATTTTCGGACGCTACGGCTATGCCGGAACCACAGTCAAAATGATCTCCGAACGGGCAGGCGTGGCATTCGGACTTGTGTCCCACTATTTCGGATCAAAAGAGGAACTCTTCATCACCGCCGGGGTAGCGATTGTTGAAGACCTTACAGAATTCCTGAGCACAGAAACCCGCAAGGCTGCAACTGGACTGGAAGGAATCCAGACCTTCATGCGCAGTTATCTGGGTTACACCCTGCAACACCGCAACACATTTCCGGTGCTGCTGCGCTGCTCCCCGTTTTCCGATGTTCAGATTGAACTGGACAGGACCCGCATTGCCGTAAAATTCCAACAGCTTTTGAATGTCATCCGCGAATCAGTTGAACGCGGCATTGAAGACGGCTCCATCCGCAGCCTTTCAGTGGATGACACCACCACCATTGTTTATTCCAACATTGTCGGTACAGTCAGGACCAGATTTCTTTCTCCCTACGACCTGCCCAACCTCTACGAGGAAACCACAGACTTTGTAGTCCGCAGCATCAGGGCCCGGGATTAATTCCTGTATTTCTGCACACAGAAAAGCCGCGCAACCTTATTGGTGCGCGGCTTTTCTGTTCTCGGCTTGACACATCTACCTTGTTCCTCCATCTTGCGTGCATGAAACAAGCTTCAGTTATATTTCTCCTGCTGGGTGCAATGGCTCTCTATCTGCTAAGCCCCGCAAAAGCATCCGCCCACCCGCATGTATTTGTGGATTGTTCCCTGACCTTTGAATTCAATAACAGCGGGCTCAGCGGTGTACGCCAGAAATGGTGGTTCGATGAAATGTTCGCAGCCATGATCCTCGGCGACTTTGACACGAACCACGATAATAAGCTTTCCCCGGACGAAGCAACCGCAATTGAGCAAGGCGCTTTCGTCAACCTCAAGAACTTCAATTACTTTACCCGCATCCTTGTGGACGGCAATGAACGTAAGCCCGTGGAAGCTGTTCAATTCAAGCCATCCATTGAAGAAGGCACCCTTGTCTACGAATTCTTTATACCCCTCAATATAACTGACGGCACCAAGCATGTTGTTATGGTCGCCATCTATGACGAAAGCTTTTACACCGCGGTCCAGATGGACCCCAAGAACAAGGTACTCGGCTCAGACGGAAAGTTCGATACCGGCCTCGATCTGAAACCGGTTTCCGAAATGGCATATTTCTACGACCAGATTGTGCCGGAAGCAGCCGTACTGACCATGCAGCCCAAATAGTGAAATTATGAAGAACGTAAACACCCTGCTTGCCCTGATATTGACTTTTACTCTCGCCTTCGCATTCTCAGCAACAGAATCAAAAGCTCAAGCAACCAATCCTTTTCTTGCCCCCAAAAAGCAGGATGCCAGACAGCTAGAAAATACACGTCAGCCGGCATCATCCCCATTCGGTACGGCAACTCCCTCCCCGTCGCCGTTCGGCAAAGCAGCCCCTGCTCCCGCAACACAGACTGTCCAGAAGGACTGGAGCGGGGGGATTTACAGCAAGGTAATGTTCAAAATAACCATGCTCCAAAAAGAAATCAGAGCCCAATTGACCGGTTTTGCCCGGGATATCAAAAAAGACCCCTTCGGCAAATCGCTCTGGATGTTTCTCGTCTTTGCCTTCCTGTATGGAATAGTCCATGCGGTAGGGCCGGGACATGGTAAATCCGTAGTCTGCGCCTATTTCATTTCACGTGGCGGATCCATGTTCGCAGCATCTTTCATGTCCTGGATAATAACCCTCGTGCATGTGGGGTCAGCAACAGCAGCCGTCTGCCTAGCCTACCTTTTTCTTGATAAGGGCATGTCCGGTTTTGAAAACTTCAACCGCCAATTGCAGACTGCCAGCTACGGGCTGGTTGCCCTGATAGGTTTCTGGCTGATCATTGAAGCCTTGCGTTCCTTCAAGAAGAACGATCGCGAAGAATGCGAAATAAAAAGCCGAGGATCACTTAAGGAAATTGCAACCGTTGCATTTGTGACCGGCATTGTGCCTTGTCCAGGAGCGGCCATTATTCTGGTCTACACCCTATCCACCGGCATACTGGCAACAGGTCTTGCAGCCATGGTCTTTCTGGCCACAGGTATGGCCGTCACCACCTCTGTCTTTGCCCTTGTTGCAGCAAAAGCCCGTAACGCAATGGACAGCAATCCTCTCGCGCGCAAGATGCGCATTGCCTATTCAATTCTCTCCCTGCTCGGCGCGCTAGTCATTGCATGCTTCGGCCTGCTCATGCTCAGCGCCCACATTTGCTAAAAAAACGGACCTGCACACTTTTTAAAATCCAACCATGACATATTCCGGCAATAATGTTATCAATATAACCAGCCCCTTATCACGGTGCTGCCGACAGGAAATCAAAAGGAAAACAGCTATAATCTAATATACTTATATTCTCAGTGCTTGCCGGGATATCCAACTGACGTCATGGGAGAATTTTGACGATGATCAATCTTGCCGGATATGAAAATGTTACCTCCTTGTATGAAGGAAATGACATGATTCTCTGCAGGGCTGTCAGGGGATATGACGACCTTCCGGTTCTTATCAAGTACCCTAATTCCGACCTGCCCTCCCCCCGGCTTCTGACTGGACTGAAAAACGAATACGCCACAGCTCAGGAAATCGGCAACACAGGCATCGTCCCGGCAGTTACCCTGCACCGGACCGACAATTCACTGGCCCTTATTCTGGAAGACAAGGGATACAATTTACTCAGCTCCCTGATCACTCACCCCACTGCGGACCTTGCCCAGAAACTGCAGATTGCGCTACGCATCGCCAGCTCTATAAGCCTCGTACATACTAAAGGTTTCCTGCACCGCAACATCAGGCCGGACAGCATTGCCATAGCACCGGACTACCGTGAAGCATTGCTGACCAACCTGCAGAACAGCACCCGTATTTCGGATTCATTTCCGCAAACAGCAGCAGAAATCATATCCCCGGATAACATTGCCTACATTTCTCCGGAACAAAGCGGCAGGGTCAGCACAGAACTGGACAAAAGGTCAGACTTCTATTCACTTGGCATTACCCTGTTTGAACTTTTCACCGGCCAGAAGCCTTTCGAGAGTAAAGATGATCTCGAACTGATTCATTGCCATCTGGCTAAGGAGCCGCCTGCTCCACAAAGTATAAACCCGGAAATTCCCTCCCCGCTGTCGGCAGTAATCATGAAACTGCTCTCTAAAAACCCCGGCGACCGCTATCAGTCTGCACATGGCATTAAGCAGGACCTGAAAGCATGCATGAATCTCATCGGAAGCGGGAAAAGATTTGAACAATTCACTCCTGGCAATCAGGATCTGTCTGAGACATTCACTCTCTCGAACAAGCTGTTCGGCAGAAAAGAAGAACTTACTGAATTAAAAGCCGCCTTCAGCAAGGTAATGCTCGGCAGCTGCGAAACAATTTTTATCAGAGGTGAGGCCGGAACCGGCAAAAGCTCGCTGATTAATTCTTTCAGCAAGCAGGTTTATAAAGAAAACGGTGAATTCGTCTCCGGTAAATTTGACCAGTTCCGGCGCAACAGGCCATACAGCGCCCTGATTCAGGCTTTTAAGGAACTGCTGCGCAAAAGACTTTCCAGTCCTACCCCGATAATCAACGCTTGGAAGCACAGGATAACAAGCGTCCTTGAGCAAAACGCCAGCCTGATCAGCGAAGTCCTTCCCGAACTAGAGCTCCTGATCGGGAAGCAGCCTGCTCCAGCTGAGCTGAGCCCCACTGAATCGAGGGACAGATTCAACCTTGCATTCAAAAATTTTATCAAAGTATTTCCGAGCATAGACAAGCCTCTGGTCCTCTTTCTTGACGATCTGCAATGGGCGGACATATCCACTCTGCAGCTTTTAAAACGTCTGCTTGAAGATCAAGAGACTTCACATCTCATGCTCATATGCGCATACCGGACGAACCTGCCCATGAATGACGGGATCAAATCCCGCATTGAAGAAATCGAAGAACTCAACCCAAACGTACTCAGCTTGAAACTGAACAGATTGAAGCTGAACCATGTTCACGGCTTCATCAGCAGGACCTTAAGGACTGACCGCAAACGAACAGAAGACCTCGCCCGCATGGTATACAGCAGAACCGGCGGGAATCCCCTTTTCGTCCGCGAGTACCTGCTCAACATATACCGCGCTGACCTTATAACTTTTGATACCGATAGAACCCGATGGGAATGGGACCTCAAGGCCATCCGGAATATTTCCATGGATGGAAACCTTGTGGAACTAATGGCGGAAAAAATAATGACCCAGCCCCCAGAGGGGCAGGACATTCTTAAGGCCGCCTCCGGGATCGGTTGCAAATTCGACCTGCGTATTCTCACGGAACTCGTGGATTTACCGGAGCAAATCACTCTGGACTACTTAAACATGGCCTTGCACGAAGGGCTGATCATCTCCGATGACGGTTTTACTTCCTTGGCTGATTTCAATTCACAATCCGGACCCTACTATCTTTCTTTCATGCATGACCGGGTCCAACAGGCAGCTTATTCCATGCTGGATGCGGCAGAAAAGACAAGCCTGCACCTCAATATAGGCAGGGCAATGCTCGACATCTACTCCGCAGAAGAAATAGATGAATCCAATTTTGAAATTGCCGCCCAATACAGCCTTTGCATCAGTGCGATAACAGATCCTCAGGAAAGAAAAGAAATCTCAGTTGTCTTCACAAAAGCCGGACGTAAAGCCAAGCGGAGTTCCGCATTTGAAACTGCCGCCCGCTACCTTTCAACGGCAGCTCTCCTTATGGGAAGCGACGGCTGGGAAACAAGCTACAGGGCATGCTTTGACCTGCACCTTGACTGGTATGAATGCGAATTCCTCAATGACTCTGGGAAACAAGCGGAAAGTGTTTTCAAAACCATGATCGGGCACTCACAAAACCGCAAGGATACCACAAGAGCACAACTGTCCAGAATGCAGCTTTTTTCAGATCAGGGAAGATATCATGATTCAGTGAAGATCGGACTGGATACATTGCGTCATTATGATGTCAATATTCCGCAACTTCCGGGCAAACTTGCCCTCGCAGCAGAGCTGCTGAAAACAAAGGCTGTACTGGGCAACAAGAAGACCCTGCAATTATATAACCTTCCGGAGATGGATTCCCCTGAAAATCTCGAAGTAATGCGGCTGCTGATGTATACAATTGCCCCGGCTTACATGTTCAACAAAAAGCTCGTTTTTTTCATTGTCCTGCGTATGATCCGATTCTCCGTTAAACACGGCAACGGACCATATTCTTCATTCGGATACATGTTTTACGCCATGTTTCTGGCTTCAAAGAATTTTTCATTCAAAAAATCAAAAGAATTCACCCGGCTTGCCGTAGAATTGAACAAAAAATTCCGCAACACAGAGCTGGAAACAAAAATCAACACCCTCCGCGGCGGCACACATGATCACTGGCATGTCCCTTTGCAGGAGAACATGAATACTCTGGACAAGTCCTTCCACAGCGGGCTCATGAACGGAGATAACACCTATGCCCGCTATGCCGGGTATTTCGCAGTTCAACTTAAATTTATGCAAGGACATTCCATTGCGGAAGTATACAGTCTTGCAGAACGCTACCTGAACTTCATTCAAAAGAACAAGAATTCATTAAGTTCAGGAGCGATAAACCTTCCTCTGCAAATGTGTAAAAGCATGGAAGGAAAAACCTATACTCCCGGATATCTTGATGATGATAATTTTCGTGAAGGAAGCCTCCTAAGTATAGCCAAGAGCAGCGGTTCCGAAGTGGTGGAAAACTGGACAGCAACATCCAAACTGATAACTCTCTCCTTTTTCGGTTACCACACAAAAGCGATTGAATATGTCAACAACCTTTACGAAAATGTGGAAGAAGCTCTTTTCGGTATGTATCCGGTTGCTATCTTCCACCTGCTGGCCATCATCAATATGGCTGCCATTTTCAAAGACAAATCTTTAAAAACACGCAGGACATACCTGCAACGCATCAATCATTCTTTATCAAGACTGAGAAAATGGGACAAAAACTGTCCGGAAAATTTCCGTCACCTATTCCTGATCGGAAGTGCCGAGTTAGCCAGAATCAAGGGCAAAAAAAGCAAGGCATTAGGCTTATACGAAGAGGCCATAAGCTTCAGCGCCAATGCCGGATATAATAATTTTGCTGCACTCGCCTGCGAGCTGACCGGCAGGTTCCACCTAAGCATCGGTGGAAACCGGTCCGCCATAGCGATACTTGCCGAGGCCTGCCACTACTACGAAGAATGGGGGGCATCAGCAAAAGTTCAACGGTTGCTCAACGAGTATCCGCAACTGCACAAAACCACCGAGGCAGGTTTTTCATACGGGGAAGATAAAGGAGACAAGGGATCGCATTCCTTGGATATTTCTGCTGTAGTCAAGGCTTCTCAAGCTATTTCAGGCGAAATAGTCCTTAACCGTCTGCTGGACAAATTAATGCGCATTGTAATTGAAAACGCCGGTGCGCAGAAAGCAACCCTGCTCCTAAACAACAAGAACAGACTGGAACTTACAGCCCATGCATTTGTTTCAGAGCACGGGATAACTACCAAGTCCAACCCTGACCCGGATCAGGAATTATATTGCAAAAGTATTGTAAACTATGTGTTGCGCTCCAAAGACAATATTGTCCTGCGCGATGCCGGAGCACAGGGGCCGTTCTCCATTGACAGCTACATTATCAGAACAAAGCCGAAATCAATTCTGGCCATGCCGGTCATCAACCAGCAGCTTATGCGCGGTGTTCTTTATCTCGAAAACAACCTAAGTCCGGGAGTATTTACCGATGATCGGCTGGAAGTGCTGAACCTGCTCTGTTCACAGGCGGCAATCTCCATCCAGAATGCCCGGCTTTATTCCGACCTTCGCGACTCGGAAACCCAGCACCGTACCCTTCTTGAAAGCATCAATGTAGGTGTTTTCAGGGCAGATGCGAATGTCGACGGGCTCCTGCTCAAGGCCAACAGGGCTCTTGCCGAAATGTTCGGCTACCGCGATTGGAACGAATTCCGCAAAACCCAAGTCAGGACACTGTATATAGACTCCAAAATGCATCAACAGATACTCAATGAGCTTCTTGAAGGCGGCATTGTCCGAGACCGTGTAGTTAATATGCGCAAACAAGACGGAACCCCTATCTGGGTGAACATGACCGTCTCAATGGAAAGAAACGGCAATAAAGACAACTGCCTTGAAGGTGTCCTTGAAGACGTCACTGAAAAAAGGAAGGCACAAGAATTCGAAAGGGAAAAAGTCGCCGCAAATGCAGCCAACAAAGCTAAGAGCGACTTTCTCGCCAGCATGTCGCATGAGATCAGGACTCCCATGAACGCAATTCTGGGAATGGCTGACCTCCTCTGGGAATCAAGGCTGAGCAAAATACAGCGCAACTATGTAAAAATTTTCAGGAATGCAGGAGAAAACCTGCTCCTGTTGATTAACGACATTCTCGACCTCTCAAAGATTGAAGCAGGGCAGATCGACCTTGAAGAGATCGATTTCAACCTTGAAGAACTATTTGAGGAAATAGGTTCCATATTTGCCCTCCGGGCCCAGATAAAAGGTGTGGATTTCTGCTGGTACATCGACCCGGAAGTGCCGCGAATAATCACCGGAGACCCGACCCGCCTGCGCCAGATAATTGTAAATCTGGTTGGTAACTCTCTTAAATTTACGGAAAAAGGAACCATCACTTTTGAAGCAGGCTTAACTCAAGGCGGATATCTGCGTTTTATTGTGAAGGATACGGGGGTTGGTATTCCCGTGGAAAAAATGAATTCGATTTTCGATACCTTTTCGCAGGCGGACTCATCTACAACACGCAACTATGGTGGGACCGGGCTGGGACTTTCCATTTGCAGCCGTATGGTGGACAGCATGCAGGGGGGCATTTTCGTTTCCAGTACAGAAGGTGAGGGGGCGGCTTTTGCCTTTACCATCAGCGCTGAATTTCCTATGCAGCCGGAATATTCTCCTCCGCTTGAAAACTGCGCGATCCTCCTTGTGGACCGGGAAAGCATATGCCGCGATTACCTCAGTCTCAGCCTGAGAGACCTGGGGGCAAAAGTATTTTCTGCGGAAAGCCTCGGAGAATCATCATCATTTGCAACGGAAATCTCATATTCCACATACGAAAACAGAATTCTGCTGGTCGGCAATCCTGAAGGACAGGACGACCGGTTTGAAATGTTGAAGAAGCTTAAGCATGGCCCCTGCCAAGGCTGGAAACTGATGATGATCATGGAGGCAAAACCCCAGCCAAGGGCAACCGCGAGAGCCAAACAGCTCTGTGCCAGTTATGTCCACCGCCCAGTTCATCCACAAGCGATAGTTGAAGACTTACGATACGCCCAGAACTGCATCATAGCTCCTGAAGACAATGAAGAATACGGCCATGATCTAGACGCCAACCAAGTCGAAATGATAGAGAGGCCGGAATCTCTGCAGGAAAGGACAGGCACAGAATTCTCTATCCTGCTGGTCGAAGACTCAGAGGACAACCGCATGGTTATCGACCTCTTTCTCAAGGAGACACCATATAAAATCACTTATGCTGAAAATGGTCAGGAAGGTCTGGAGCAATTTAAGCAGGGCAAATTCGGCATCGTTCTGATGGACATCCAAATGCCGGTCATGGACGGATACGAAGCAACGAAAGCCATCAGGCAGTATGAAAAGGAAAACGAACTCACGCCGACCCCGATTATGGCCTTGACCGCCAACGCCTTTCAGGAAGATGAACAACGGGCACTGCAATGCGGTTGCACAGCGCACATGGCCAAACCGGTTAAAAAGAAAAAGCTGCTCCGTGTTCTGGAAGAATACCTAAGTTCAGAAGATTAAGGACGCCTACCAGCGGCGGGTCAAAACAGTCTTCCAACTAGATGGGACAAGATCTTCATAAGCCTGACCCACATCTTCAAGTCCGGTCATGTCCCCGGACAGACTGATCCCGTAAGGCTTCATAAGCCTGAGGGGATACTTTTCATCCCTGAGCTGAAAGCCTGTTGAGCTGTCCAATACGGTCAGCATTTCTTCGGGAGACCTGCCTACCAAGACAGCTTCGGGGAAACAACCTGCATCTGCAGTGTGTTCTTCCAAGCCGTCAAAAAGAGTTTTGCTGATAAAAATAAAATCTTCCTTCCACAAGCTGCGGCCGGCACCGGGAAGTGTTTCATTGCAGATATAGTGAAGCTTTCTACCTTCCAAAAAACCGTAGCTGTCCTTTTTTTTCGCATCGGCCACAATGACATTACCCAGCCCCATATTTCCAAGCACTTCATTGGTCCGCTCCGCAACAATCTGATTGCGTTCTATGCCTACCAGCGAAGTGTTTTCAAAACCGTTGCGTTTGGCCTGCACATCCATTGCCAGCATAAGAATGCCTGTGCCGGAACCTATATCCAGCCCAGTAAACGGCTCGCCATCCAGTTGCGTTTCGGCTTCTGCTATGGCTTTGAAGATGTGCACACTTTTGGGAAGATCGGCCAGCATGCACAGGGCAAACCCATAGGACAAAAGCTGTTTACGTAATTCAAGGCAGTTCTCCAGAACATCGCTGCCCAGTCTGCGATGTACGAATCGGTCAAAAAGCAATGACACATCGCCAAGTTCCAGCACCTGCTCATGGGATCCGGGATAAACATAGGCATGAAAAAATTTTACCATGATATTCATCA contains:
- a CDS encoding RHS repeat-associated core domain-containing protein gives rise to the protein MSFRNDFRLRPKRRDELDFALRMYGENEEPQIQIENMWEVYSPSTGMALPEPKPDFSEFSRGDRMYPSMMKPDIKVRWEQKNNEWEVEKERHAWRKRLAHIRFMRENTDLPLAQSLAGTDYGKALLEEFSSKQPQQPQSGTGEDLHDEFERDGVNFDPEAPIRVTPFVVPGMEESFSVLAIARDDDGRIVEKLCSLEPKDHHVHYDYDAGGRLCAVWKDERLIEEYKYGKQGERYFAATPQTGQCRFTYGPGLRLERAGEVKYSYDGEGRLVMKQDGLDVTTYEYHHSGQLQQVNLPDGRRVSYVIDPHGRRMAKSVNGKVAETYSWHDFTTLAVVAFEDGSRMEFAYDEEGDPVVMRYKDELYFFASDQAGTIYMVANKEGHEVRRIIRDSFGNLIVDTNESMSIPVGFAGGLYDRDTGLVHFGHREYDPSCGRFITPDPIGIEGGDVDVYGYCHDDPVNFVDRVGLAKRGIDYWIESGRNLYYDQAKDKSQSRTMEYRKGRDDSKSQTMEGKPEHPDLSWEEQMEAYGGHVEEQNGDGEDSSDDEKGSAESAEGSDDSGSSEGKGSGESSDSGEAGGSSSSQSPLTKPADRNASGGNSSAGSESKSRERKGTEGQSGDLAQRFGKDAPDTVPKAEPSGANSSKPSNPSDISKPVQPQHPGKKDGSKNERGTFGKIADGLKGSAKKISKGMDGLGEKSAEGTKKAVTKGGKAFKDGLKAAGKASKEVAEQYKNNKAFRNAFNTAIAAGMAPKAAAAYAAGGGAAMANAYRTLMQRGAAKASTYPLAERVIKEGYDFATAHDPTSIPNYTIGGAAGSLWSSKNQIKSNAKDIYNGAKDYLRK
- a CDS encoding TetR/AcrR family transcriptional regulator, giving the protein MKGKNKKDAILYAAQEIFGRYGYAGTTVKMISERAGVAFGLVSHYFGSKEELFITAGVAIVEDLTEFLSTETRKAATGLEGIQTFMRSYLGYTLQHRNTFPVLLRCSPFSDVQIELDRTRIAVKFQQLLNVIRESVERGIEDGSIRSLSVDDTTTIVYSNIVGTVRTRFLSPYDLPNLYEETTDFVVRSIRARD
- a CDS encoding DUF1007 family protein, which encodes MKQASVIFLLLGAMALYLLSPAKASAHPHVFVDCSLTFEFNNSGLSGVRQKWWFDEMFAAMILGDFDTNHDNKLSPDEATAIEQGAFVNLKNFNYFTRILVDGNERKPVEAVQFKPSIEEGTLVYEFFIPLNITDGTKHVVMVAIYDESFYTAVQMDPKNKVLGSDGKFDTGLDLKPVSEMAYFYDQIVPEAAVLTMQPK
- a CDS encoding nickel ABC transporter permease, yielding MKNVNTLLALILTFTLAFAFSATESKAQATNPFLAPKKQDARQLENTRQPASSPFGTATPSPSPFGKAAPAPATQTVQKDWSGGIYSKVMFKITMLQKEIRAQLTGFARDIKKDPFGKSLWMFLVFAFLYGIVHAVGPGHGKSVVCAYFISRGGSMFAASFMSWIITLVHVGSATAAVCLAYLFLDKGMSGFENFNRQLQTASYGLVALIGFWLIIEALRSFKKNDREECEIKSRGSLKEIATVAFVTGIVPCPGAAIILVYTLSTGILATGLAAMVFLATGMAVTTSVFALVAAKARNAMDSNPLARKMRIAYSILSLLGALVIACFGLLMLSAHIC